aagcagtccaaacaaaaacgacaacagtagtacgcccgaaggcgaccctacaatagggagtgtctgtcagaacgccggagagccctcaaaggaaaccaccgcaacggctaagcaactagaacctggaggggcgcaaaacaaaagcgtgagtgggcaaaaacaaagctctttgaaaaccatttagcaaaatacattctaacccctcgccgtaaaacctgtatacttcccagaaaataacatatgtacgtatgtatagatatgcccaatatgctcaagggtatgccaaacatgctcaagatatgTCATGCCAAAGCCATAATATgaatgcaagtgcccaggtataaatcatatcaacgtcataacatctggcagccggagtcacctaacgtgacctgtacggctgcatctagagctcgaatctcaactctataactgaacctgcccacgagtcggaaccacctaaagtggtctgtacgacaggcctgggtgtaatgcatatgtacgctctagtgctacgatcacgtgaggactgtgcgaataatcgcgagtcacctacgagtcggaaccacctaaagtggtctgtacgacatgcctatgcacctaacttggatccaagctgagcgtgtggtgcgggaggtgaacatcacgtgaaggactgtgccctactctggacgggagcactaacaccgagggtgcaggttatgagctctctaagcatctttaACCACTACTGAATTGTAAACATgcataccacttacctggcacttacctgtgcatccacagcacccaatatgcatatatatatgtatgccactactaatgcgtgcaatgatgcataacgataacaataacatgcatggcataaggcaaataacccttttaaatcaatttctggggatataaatgtatataggtatatacggaaaacaaaagcccactcactggtatgtagaagggtcgtagcccccctgtctcgcgtgtgcacgctcgtcctcggggtacgtgtcacctaaatgcgaaacaactataaaaacgttaactttaaagcacataactaacttctcgtaataacttctcatacattgctcaaaatggacaaatgaatataccaacgtgctctacacaacctcaggatcacaaccatatttttaaaataatttttctccgCCGCACgggccggccaaggcacggacctacgtgccccccacgcgcggccacgtgccatgcacactgacagtgtcaacagacgccgtcaggaatattccgttaaactgacggaatattccgttaaacctaactgacgccgtcactgccgttaggaatattccgttaaacctaacagaatattcccctttcttctccggcttaccctcgccggactccggtcgccggaaaactgggaaaagtttaaactcactattctccttcgtttctcaaccattttctatgattcttggaccaaaagaaagccctaaactagtagaatcacgttggaccacttttaaaagctaacaattacgcgatcatacctgtctcaaactcgaaactcggccaacttcgaaccaggccttcccgacgtccaattttgtccaacgagctactccgaggctccttgggacaccaccaagctacctacgagcttagaaatcccaaaaactcaatgtataaattttgcatgaacagtacaaaAATCAGAGCTTGtgaattcgacgtgaaaacgttgaggttcctacctgaaaatgatatattcgtgctcccctcgacctcacgatcacgactgcacccttggtttcctcgatctgctacgGTATAATGGTccttggtgtgtgtccgtacgtttacagTGGAAGTGGGagctcgggggagagagagagaggcacgggagagagagagacagagggaaagggaaggacagagagtgtgcaggtgtgtgtgtgtggcccaacacatgccacaacacacaaaacaaccccacaacgtgacgaaaacacactaggggcaaaattgtaatttcacgcgtacgtttttaataatcccgggacgggatgtcacaagaaAGTTTAGCCTAAATTCAAATCAACGTCCCAtaattaaatccaacggctaaaacaattaaaaataggGGAAACTTAATATGAGTCCAATTTTATGAGCCATTATTAGTTATagtccaattttattttaaattttaggttaggTCCAGTGATTTATTATCCACTTAAGCTTATTTGTATTTTCTTGCCAAATTTACCctcaaattgactaattaagtaattactgtttttttaatttgttattaaTGTTAATCTTATCCTTAATTATAGGGTTAGGGATTGaaatctctttttttcttctcatttccccaactgttaatttctcttttcttgtttcaattctcttttcttgtttctcccTCACAATATATTTCTCTTCCTGTGTTATTTTGCTGAGTAATCCTCTTCCATAATATtcatcttctcctcctcttctatAAAAATGATCAATGTACATttgattggttaaaaaaaaaaaaaaattgcattagTGTTTTGGATtcttggtctttttttttttttttttttgcttctttttcctttatatatatatattttttttaattttgaagttcTATCGAATTAGCATTTTCTCTAGTGTTTCCTCCctcaatatcatttttcttcccgattttttttggttttatctacctatatcacttgtcctttttttatattttttatattataatgcACATGTATCATGAATAAttgtatttatctacctatatatattatatattttgttgataATTTAAGATTAACTGTGTTTATCTACCTGTACcataggattttttttataatactcTATCCATATTAGAGATTAATTGCATATGTatcatatgtttttttgtttgtaaattaaCTACATGCATCGCAATTTGATTGCATTGCCTACCTGCATCACAGATTAGTTGCATTATCTACTTACACCATAGTTTAATTagatattatttaaatatatctTCATGACATATTTTGTATTTATGTACCTATATCAataggttttttctttttgtaatctACTTTTATCAAGAATGTATATCATAGTAGATTTTGTTGTTGATAAACATgccatgaattttaattttaattttttttccttggatATTGAATAGATTAAAGGCTTTAATGATTCAAAATTTGGATAAATcaagaaatttaaatatattttcattGAGATTATAAAAGGGCAAAATAGACATAAAAAGATCAGTTGAACCTAAATTGATAAGGCACATGGAATTGGAGTCAATTGGAAAGTAGCTCAATTTTTTGAACTCGGATCTAAATGCcccttaaaaatattatttaaattaaaattcatccaagaattctataaataaaatttcataagGTCAGTTTAGtgaaattttcaacttttctcaaattttaaatattttagattaaaatggttcttaaaaaatttaggtttggaTGCTGTTAATATAACAAGCCAAATAAGAATTGGCAAGTGACGCAAGTGACTCTTTACCATAGCAGCGAAAAGGCGTTGACCTATTGTATAACGGTGTAGATTCAAACATCGTCAGTAagtaatctaacaaaatctattgttgaaaaaaaaaaaaaaaaagtactgaAAAGCGACAAAAAGTTGCAAAAGCTCAAGAAACTTCCTACAAAACCCTTCCCAACagtaaaagttaaaaaagagggagagaggacCTGGTGACGTGGGAGATCCTTTTGTGGCGCAGCgcgaaggggagagagagggagagaaaccAAAGCAATCAGCAAagtgaattattatttttctcttccatctctctctctgtttttccGACTGTCTGCAGTCGCACGTTTACACCTACACGGACACAGAACACACCATcgagagagaggaaagagaagagagagagagagagagagagagaatgggagAGTGCTGTCCTCCGATGGATCTGTTCAGGTCGGAGCCCATGCAGCTCGTCCAGATCATCATCCCCATTGAGTCCGCTCACCTCACCGTCTCTTATCTCGGCGACCTCGGCCTCCTCCAGTTCAAAGACGTACGccttttactctctctctcgctgattcccatttttctgtttcaattatggtttcttcttctttttcgatTGGTTTTTTTGCTGCGGAGAAACAGTAAAAACCCTAACTTGGCACTGTTTCCGATTGGAATTGTTCAGTGGTTTGGATTCGATTTGCGGAAGTGCGTTTCTTTTGCGAATTTGgggttttgtttttatgtatgaGATTGAATTGCCTGGTTAGTGAGTGGTGTTTGATTCTTTAGATTTTAAGGAGCTCAATTAATCTGCAAATTGAGGTGGTGATCGATTGGTTACCAATTACATAATTTGGTCTCCCGAGAAAGGACAATTGATTATCGGAGCATTTAGCTTCGCAAGCGCCTAATACGCGACCATGGCACTGTCAGATTTTGGTGTCTAGGAAATTTGTAGCGCCATTAAAATGGACATGTTGTTTACTAAATATAGCTAAAGAGCTTCAAATAGCAGACTAACACAAGTCACGAGTCATAAATCAAATTAGAAAGATATAAGTAGCGGGAGCAACTAAAAGCAGCGGGTCGAAACTTTTGGTATTATTTTGCTCACCATAGAGTGGTAGTGTAGTGTATGGGTGGGTGGTGAACATGGTAGCTCTCTATTGAGGGATTGATCAGTAAAAGTTATGATTGCGGTGGTGAGTTGAGATTTATTCAGATCTCTTTCGTCTAAGCTATAGGAAAATTATATGTATGGAAACAAGAAGCAAGTTATTTCATGATTTCTATTCCAGAATGTACAATGTTCTGTTTAAGATTAAAGAACTGAAGTTGAAGGTGAACTGTAAAAAGGTAGATATCATGCTAAAACGAAGAAAAGATTTACGGGTAAGCGGATTAGAAAATAAATGAGGATCACCCAAGGGCTTCACCTATCCTATAATTGATGGAGGTTTGAATACTTTTTACTCTGTTAATAACTCTTACAAAATTGTTGAGAACTAATGTTCGAAATTGGGTGACCTGATGATCTTGATGCTGCACAACTTGCAATCATGTTGAAGCAATATGCTAGCTCTGTTGGTGGTCATCCTTAATCTAGTCACTGTTGTGCtgctttcataatttttttgaagttttttttgttactaatgtttttatGAATCACTCTTCCAGCTCAATTCAGATAAGAGCCCATTTCAAAGGACATATGCTGCTCAGGTGTGTTTATGTTTCTTAGCTTGCTGACCAGCGGCATGTTTATTCATTTTGTTTGGTTGTGGATATGATACTTCTCCTAAAAAAACCGTCTCATCAAAATTGAGTTATTAAGGATTAGCAGGAAAAGGAGGGAAAGCCTATAGTTTAAATTGCTTTCCAATAGTTTATGTTGTCTTAGAGGTTTTCCAATTTTGACCCATACCTTTAGAGCTGTACTTATGATTAGTTGTCCTTGTGAACTGTTCTAGGTTGTTGCCAAACAAAGAAGAGTCATGTAATTTTTACTGGCTATCTTGATTGTAAGATGGATACAGAATATCTCATCTATGCTCTTCATAATTGTTTAAGTACGTAAATATTATGTCTTCAAATGagtatttggtttgtaaatttactatttcatttttctatgaAGATTAAAAGAAGTGCTGAGATGGCACGCAAATTACGTTTCTTTAAGGAGCAAATGTCAAGGGCAGATTTACCTCCTTCAAAGTCTGCAAGACAAGTTGACGTCAATGTGGATGACCTTGAGGTATAATAAGGTGTTTGGTGTATAGCTAAAGATGTTTAGTATTGCATTTTCTAACAAATTCACTTTTGTGTGTATGCTAGGTGAAACTTGGTGAACTTGAGGCAGAGCTGATTGAAATAAATTCGAATGATGAAAAGTTGCAACGTTCATATAATGAACTCTTAGAATATAAGCTTGTTCTGGAAAAGGTAATGACCCTTTTTTGTTTTCGTCCCCAAAAATGATCTTAGCATCTCTATGACCATGCAGTATGCATTATTAGGTATCAGATCATATACTATCCTCTGATTACACTAAGCTCATAAGTATTATTAATATCATTCATGGGAATCTATCGTGAAGGAAAGGGTAAAAAATAGTATGATGAGCTTTTGTTTTTGCACAAGGAGAAAAGGGATATAATTATCCATATTGTTTTTTGAACCATTGATAGAAATGGATTATGCAGTTCAAGCAATGAAAAGTATCTTTAGTAATATTGTAATTCCTTGTTGCTTGAAGATTCTAACTTATTGgaacaatttttttataagtaACATAAGTTTCCAAGACAGTTCTATCCGTGTACAAAGGCTGTATGCGTGTAATactgaaaatgaaaagaaaacagaaactGTGCGGAAGATTAAAAAGAGGTTTGAGGAGTTTTATTCATTCAGATAGCTACTACACAAGCTTAGATCTTTGTGATGCAAAGTTTTTCACTTTGGAACACTCTAATTTTTCTCTACAACCACAAagaccaacaaaaaaaaaaaaaaaggtaagtgCCTAAGAGCTGTAGTTGACCTTTTAAAAAACCTGCCATGCCACCCCAAAACAAGGCTGCAGACTGTCTCAGGAAGCAGCCAGTATACCCCAAATAAAGACGGGAAAAACTCCAAATTTCTCAAGCCACAGAGCACTTAAAAAAGATGTTGGATTCATTTTTGCTCCGTTGCACTTGCACATACAAAGATAGTCTATTAAAGTAGCTCCCTTACCTATGGAGATTAAATGTTGCATTTTTCATATCTTCTCTAAGCAACTGTTCAATCTAGTAAGCAGGAATCGGATAGAGATTtattcgaatttttttttcttcaaataaatACGTAGAAGATATTAAAACAGAAAGGACTTGAAAACTGAAATTCAGCTAACAGCTGGAGTGACCATCCAAATTACCTTAAATAGGCATAAGCAAAAGCTCTGGTTAGATTATCGAGATTAAAGGTTCATGCAAGCATCATAAGATTACACATATAGTAATACAGGTGATTTCATTAAATGAGCTGAAGTGGTAAAATATGTTTGTCTACCCTTATGTGACGTATAAACTTAATTAGTTCAGAGAGTTCTGAATCTTGGATTCTCATTGGACGTTTTCTAATATCACTAACAGAGAAGCAATTATCAATTTGATCTGCCGATGAACTAGAAGTTGGATAGAGTTTACTCATTTGGTCTCGTGTCTCTCTTTTGAAGTTTAGTTTACTTTAATAAGCTCTTATgtgactgaaaaatctcttccttTCAGGCTGGTGAATTTTTTCACTCAGCTCAAAGCAGTGCCGTGTCGCAGCAGACAGAAAATGAATCCCGTGATATCAGTGATGAATCCCTGGACACGCCTTTATTATTGGAGCAAGTACAGATTTCAATCTTGGATTTTTACTGTATTTTGATTAACCACAGTCCTCTTCCTGTTGCTGAACCCAATTCTTTTTGTTTGGCTGTTGTGAAGGAAACATCAACGGATCCATCAAAGCAAGTTAAGTTGGGATTTCTCACTGGTCTTGTTCCTAGGGAAAAATGTTTGGCATTTGAGAGGATTCTATTTCGAGCTACTAGGGGTAACGTTTTTCTGAGGCAGACTGTTGTTGAGAATCCCGTGACTGACCCTGTCTCAGGAGAGAAGGTATTGGCATGTCATTTCCTGCATTTTTATGTTCTTGGAAAGATGAGAGGAAGTTGCTTTTGCTCTTGTGGTATCTTTTCCTCTTTATAATTTAAGGTCACAAAAAATGATGGACTAGAAGCCCATCAAAACTGATAAGATGAATAACAGTAAACTGGATATGTTTCAACAAAGAAGTCCAATAAATAGGTTAGTTATTTAACAACCTCCACCTCTTCCATTACATGTTAAAAAGTTACACCTATGGTTTTTAACCAAACAGTCCATAAGGATCTTGGGGGTGCAGGAATTGTGGGGGAGAGGTTGGCCTGTTTGGATCTTCTTTAAGAATGGCTATTACTGCATTCAAATAACCAAAAGCACTCTGACAATGTTCAGCAAAAATGTTAGAAGTGCTTATAGGTTGTGAAAGATCTTGGATTTTGTTAAAAATCTCGATGTGCTTCTTCCAGAAGAAGCACTTATGAGCTTAAATGCTATGCAAACCTTGTATGAATACTAGAGAAATggataatttattttataatatggaACTGTTAGTTTGGCCATCTGGTTTTTCGTTGTTATTGCACACTTTGTCTTTGACTATGAATGATGATCTACATGCAGGTTGAGAAAAATGTTTTTGTGGTATTCTACTCTGGAGAAAGAGCAAAGAGCAAAATCCTTAAAATATGTGATGCCTTTGGAGCTAATCGATACTCTTTCCCTGAGGACCTAGGTAGACAATCTCAGATGATTACTGAGGTAtgtatattttctttgtttatagcttcttttttttcttctctatcATTTATCGTGTTTCATGTCCATAGaagtaaaacaaataaaaaaaaactgtagcCATTTGCAGTTTTGTTCGTTCAtggtatcatttttttttccagcatGAAGTAATTCCAATGTTAATATCAATCATACTTAAACTATTTATTTGTATAATCCCCGTGCTTAAGTGAAAATCCAAGCTTAAGTAGAAATCCAAGTTAGCCTTTTGTAGTCGTTAGCAGTCCGTCCATATTCTAGGGTGCTGATCATCTACATGTTGTGAAGTTACCTGCCGGGCCTTGATTTCCATTGATCCCATTTTGAcgatgttggtttttttttttctcactgaCAATATTTAATCCTCAACTTCAGGTTTCGGGAAGACTTTCAGAGCTAAAGACTACCATAGATGTTGGAGTGTTGCTTCGGGGACGTTTGCTACAGACTATTGGCGAGCATTTTGAGCAGTGGAACCTTTTGGTAGGTTtggaattattttatttaatgacGTTCATTCATTATATATGGGGAGATATGACTAAGACTAACTCAAAACATATGGTGTTTGAGTGTATTGCCAATGCCAAGCTATTTACAACGTTTCTTTGTACTTATGAAGGTGAGGAAGGAGAAATCCATATACCACCATCTTAACATGCTCAGCCTTGATGTAACAAAaaaatgtcttgtggctgaaggGTGGAGTCCTGTTTTTGCATCAAAACAGGTATCCTTTATTACAGACATTTCTCCATAGGATGATGAATCATTTTATACCCAGTTCGAATCGGAAGTTGTGAACACCAAACAGTGATGTACAGTAGTACAAGTCAAATATGTTATTGACTTTCTTTGTTTCAATGTGCCTTTGCAGATCCAGGATGCATTGCAGCGGGCAGCATTTGACTCTAACTCACAAGTTGGAGCTATTTTCCAGGTTTTGCATACTAAGGAGGCACCACCTACCTATTTCCGTTCAAACAAATTCACTTCTTCTTTTCAAGAAATTGTTGATGCATACGGGTGAGTTCCACTGCAATATCTTCTCTTCTGTGCTCCTTTATAGATAATTGGAATAGATAAGTATTTTACTTGATTTTGTtttaatgaagaaaaagaaaagaaattgagTCAGTTATGTCCTtaaaaggaaaagaatttcCTTAGTAAGGTGCTAGATACTGAAAGTTTCCATGCACTTTATGTTGTTGATTTCCGTTGTGGTTGTTTTAATCTGCCATTTATAGTACCATTAACAGGCGAGCTAGTTAGTAACTTGTTCTGCCAGGTAATATATGATGgtaaaaatgaatgatttaattCTTAATGTAATATCTAATTTAGCCATTAATGAAGACCGTTGTTTAAAATCAATGAAACATTAATAAGTGGTTGTAGTAAGAAATCAAACCCCACGTTTACCTGCAGTTAATCTTTCTCGTTAAAAATTGAATCTTAGAATTTGAAATCACAAATTGTGCCGATAATTTATTGTTTCCAACAGAAATATACACGAGATTATAAAATGTTTTGCCTTAATGTAACTGCAGGGTGGCTAAGTATCAAGAAGCAAATCCTGCTGTATATACCATCGTGACATTCCCATTTCTTTTTGCTGTCATGTTTGGTGATTGGGGGCATGGAATATGTTTGTTACTTGCGACCTTATATTTAATAGGCAGGGAAAAGAAGCTTTCCAGTCAGGTATTGCTACCAAGCTTTTCAATCACTTAATATGCTGATAAATTCGATCTCAACAATAATCTTTTTGCATTGTTGgtcatttacttatttttttgtACCAAAGTATAGGATCAAGGATTGATGTATTCCCTTACTGTATTCATGGTAGTTGGCTGTTCCATTATATTaggttaataaaataaaaaaaatgtggatcaatttgattcttttttttgttagatGTTATTATGATTATATCTCATCTAAAGAAAAATGTGAAGCAGGACCATTGTGACACCAACTGTATGTTGCTTATTGCCCCAACTATGTTACCAGTTGTCAAATGATATTTCACCATGCCATTCTTTTTTTTCCCCTCGTTTTCTTCCCTCTCCCCCTGTCAGGAAGTTGTGATTGTTTAATAAGTTTCAGGACTGACAGATTGTGTCTTTTACCTCTAGTGTTGTGAGGAGTAAGGAACTATTCCAGGTTATAAGGATTTGATTTATCGACCTTTAAATATCTGATATTGTCTGTTGCACGAGCTTCATAGAAAGTCGTAACTCCCTTAAAACTACAAATTCTGGGGTCCTGCTTCTTTATGAGGATACTGCCTCTGTATAATGATGGCATGTTTACTTGGTTGGGTATGTGAAGCAATGGGTATGGGAATCACACTCATTCCTTGCTTCCTTGCAAGTAAACATGCCCTGAATTCATTTGTTGTGATTACTATCCTCTTTTCACTTTGTTACTCAACAttcaaaggagatggagatCATAGTTTCTGTTAGTAACTTAGTATGTGGATGCTTGGCCTTTTCCTGTCACATTTGGTTATTTGACTTATATTTGGGAAGCAGTTTTTTTCCTAATCCATTTTTGTCTTCGTCTAAGAatctaattatatatttttatggttTTACAGAAGCTTGGAGACATCATGGAGATGGCCTTTGGTGGTCGTTACGTGATTTTGTTGATGGCAATTTTCTCAATCTACACAGGTGTTATCTATAATGAGTTCTTTTCTGTCCCGTTTGAACTGTTTGGTCCCTCAGCGTACACATGCCGTGATCTTTCTTGCAGGTATATGCTTAGACTTTGAAGATGTATATCCTTCTCTTCTGCATCCTCACTTTGAATTGTTTGTAATAGTAAATCGAAATACTTCCTTTACAGAGACGCTACTACAGCTGGCTTGGTTAAGGTGCGTCCTACTTATCCATTTGGCCTGGATCCTGTATGGCATGGATCCCGcagtgagctcccattcctaaaCTCATTGAAGATGAAAATGTCAATTATTATTGGTGTGGTCCAGATGAACCTAGGAATTATGATAAGTTATTTCAATGCCAGGTTCTTTCGAAGTAATTTGAATGTTTGGTAAGTTGTGAATCTTTATTTTGTTATCTTAGTTTTCAGTGGAGGTTTCATTTTTACCACCAAAGGCAGAAAATACATTCACTGTAGATATGAATAATTCACATGTACTGTGAATTCTTCCATCTACAGTCGCGTCATTAGTTGTTTCTATAATCTGCGTCTCACCCTGCTTATAGCTTAGTATTCATTCAGCTTCTTCATTTTCCCAGGTTCCAGTTTGTACCCCAGATGATATTTTTAAACAGTCTATTTGGCTACTTGTCCATTCTCATTGTTATGAAGTGGTGGACCGGTTCAAAAGCTGATCTCTACCACGTAATGATATACATGTTCCTAAGTCCTACGGACGAGCTAGGTGAAAATCAGCTTTTCAATGGTCAGAAAACAGTTCaggtactatcactatttttttcttattttaaaattttcttttgaaagaaaatgtcAGTATTCCTCATGTGTTGTTTGTTCTTTTACCAGCTTGTGCTATTATTGTTGGCTTTTGTTGCTGTACCATGGATGCTGTTTCCAAAGccttttcttttgaagaagcaaCATCAAGATGTATGTTTGACATCCGTTCACCCTCAGTCCTTGATCATCACTCCGCTCCCTTTTATTCATATAAGTTCATCTTCTGATGGTGATGTTATTTCAGCGGCATCAAGGTCAGTCCTACGCTCTACTTGAGGATACTGAAGAGAGCTTGCAAGTGAATTCAAACCATGATGCCCATGGTCATGAGGAGTTTGAGTTCAGTGAAGTTTTTGTACATCAAATGATACACACAATAGAATTTGTACTTGGAGCAGTCTCAAATACAGCTTCATACCTTCGTCTATGGGCTTTAAGGTAGTTTCTGAGAACTTGAACTGTCATTCTTGGCTCTTGGTGTATTTGATTTTTCTGTCTGCACATGCCAGTTCATGTCTGCATTTGTTATTGCAGTTGTGCATGCTTGCACTGATTGGTTTCAATGAGTTTTTGGCATTCTATGTCGGGAAGTcttgaaataaaaaagaacttTCTGGCTTCTTAAAGTTTAAAATTGaagcaataataaaattt
This genomic stretch from Pyrus communis chromosome 2, drPyrComm1.1, whole genome shotgun sequence harbors:
- the LOC137725250 gene encoding V-type proton ATPase subunit a3-like, whose product is MGECCPPMDLFRSEPMQLVQIIIPIESAHLTVSYLGDLGLLQFKDLNSDKSPFQRTYAAQIKRSAEMARKLRFFKEQMSRADLPPSKSARQVDVNVDDLEVKLGELEAELIEINSNDEKLQRSYNELLEYKLVLEKAGEFFHSAQSSAVSQQTENESRDISDESLDTPLLLEQETSTDPSKQVKLGFLTGLVPREKCLAFERILFRATRGNVFLRQTVVENPVTDPVSGEKVEKNVFVVFYSGERAKSKILKICDAFGANRYSFPEDLGRQSQMITEVSGRLSELKTTIDVGVLLRGRLLQTIGEHFEQWNLLVRKEKSIYHHLNMLSLDVTKKCLVAEGWSPVFASKQIQDALQRAAFDSNSQVGAIFQVLHTKEAPPTYFRSNKFTSSFQEIVDAYGVAKYQEANPAVYTIVTFPFLFAVMFGDWGHGICLLLATLYLIGREKKLSSQKLGDIMEMAFGGRYVILLMAIFSIYTGVIYNEFFSVPFELFGPSAYTCRDLSCRDATTAGLVKVRPTYPFGLDPVWHGSRSELPFLNSLKMKMSIIIGVVQMNLGIMISYFNARFFRSNLNVWFQFVPQMIFLNSLFGYLSILIVMKWWTGSKADLYHVMIYMFLSPTDELGENQLFNGQKTVQLVLLLLAFVAVPWMLFPKPFLLKKQHQDRHQGQSYALLEDTEESLQVNSNHDAHGHEEFEFSEVFVHQMIHTIEFVLGAVSNTASYLRLWALSLAHSELSSVFYDKVLLMAWGFNNWIILIVGLIVFVCATVGVLLLMETLSAFLHALRLHWVEFQNKFYEGDGYKFYPYSFALLDDEDE